From a single Bremerella cremea genomic region:
- a CDS encoding DUF3500 domain-containing protein: MTDRKPLLSPNRRDFLQTAAATTAGLALGGTSLLAADQAAANPQAESLVKVLYESLSAKQKQELAFAWDYEDPLLGKLRNHVENNWHITDQTIDSNYFTSDQKELVRQIFVGIVNPDWVEKFDRQLKDDAGGFGKQQNIAIFGNPGEGKFELVITGRHMTMRCDGNSAEHVAFGGPIFYGHAAQSFNEKPNHPGNVFWHQAKAANKVYEILDGKQQEIALVKKSPIEQKVAFQGPEGKFSGIKVADLSSDQKSAVQDTLKVLIEPYRQSDQDEVVACLNKNGGLDACHLAFYEDGDLGKDKVYDNWRLEGPAFVWYFRGNPHVHCWVNVADSPDVPTNTA, encoded by the coding sequence ATGACGGATCGCAAACCACTCCTCTCTCCTAATCGCCGTGACTTCCTGCAAACCGCAGCAGCCACCACGGCGGGCCTTGCCCTTGGGGGGACTTCCTTGTTAGCAGCCGATCAGGCCGCAGCTAATCCCCAAGCAGAATCCCTGGTGAAGGTGCTGTACGAATCGTTATCGGCCAAGCAGAAACAAGAGCTTGCCTTCGCTTGGGACTACGAAGATCCACTGCTGGGCAAACTACGCAACCATGTCGAAAACAACTGGCACATCACCGACCAGACCATCGACAGCAACTATTTCACGAGCGACCAAAAGGAACTGGTCCGCCAGATTTTCGTCGGAATCGTCAATCCTGATTGGGTCGAGAAGTTCGATCGTCAACTAAAAGACGATGCCGGTGGCTTCGGCAAACAGCAAAACATCGCCATCTTCGGCAACCCCGGGGAAGGGAAGTTTGAGCTGGTTATCACCGGTCGTCACATGACGATGCGTTGCGATGGCAACTCGGCCGAGCACGTCGCTTTCGGCGGTCCCATCTTCTATGGCCACGCCGCGCAAAGCTTCAACGAAAAACCCAACCACCCCGGCAACGTTTTCTGGCATCAAGCCAAAGCGGCCAACAAGGTGTATGAAATCTTGGATGGCAAGCAACAGGAGATTGCTCTTGTTAAAAAGAGCCCCATTGAACAGAAAGTGGCCTTTCAAGGCCCCGAAGGAAAGTTCTCTGGCATTAAAGTGGCCGACCTCTCCAGCGATCAAAAATCGGCTGTACAAGATACGTTGAAAGTGCTAATTGAACCGTATCGTCAAAGCGATCAGGACGAAGTAGTTGCTTGCCTGAATAAAAATGGCGGACTAGACGCTTGCCACTTGGCCTTCTATGAAGATGGCGACCTAGGCAAAGACAAAGTCTACGACAATTGGCGTTTGGAAGGGCCTGCGTTTGTTTGGTACTTCCGCGGCAATCCTCATGTCCACTGCTGGGTCAATGTGGCCGATTCGCCTGACGTGCCGACGAACACCGCCTAA